One window of Cryptobacterium curtum DSM 15641 genomic DNA carries:
- the rbfA gene encoding 30S ribosome-binding factor RbfA, whose translation MKQSSSSRKVNQQAREVIANALLFEISDPRLALVTITDCEVSFDRSACNVFYTCDAQSYTEVAQAFAAARGRIRSIMAQQLSWRVAPDLRFIRDESVDAAQRIEEALKREAERDASHG comes from the coding sequence ATGAAGCAGAGTTCTTCCAGCCGGAAGGTAAATCAACAGGCTCGCGAGGTTATTGCGAATGCTTTACTGTTCGAAATATCTGATCCGCGCCTTGCGTTAGTGACAATAACGGACTGCGAAGTGAGCTTCGATCGCAGTGCCTGTAATGTGTTTTATACCTGCGACGCTCAGTCCTATACTGAAGTTGCACAGGCATTTGCTGCCGCACGGGGACGTATTCGCTCGATTATGGCTCAGCAGCTCTCGTGGCGTGTTGCTCCTGATCTGCGTTTTATACGGGATGAAAGCGTCGATGCGGCGCAGCGTATCGAAGAAGCACTCAAGCGCGAAGCGGAACGAGATGCGTCCCATGGATAA
- the infB gene encoding translation initiation factor IF-2: MASMRVHELAKELNMSSKELLERLAEMKIPAKSHASVLNDAYVQKIRKNLAPEEKAQAGIIDQKEAEELAREKADQAAKKAEEEAARRAAVEKERALREAERARRQQEQQAAGASGAFAGSTTAADEPSADHTTPRSAPSPYADLADQIALEKERVAREKAEAEAKARRAAIERDVEKKRAVEARLRGNQRPRQAASSVSVSAPSSRETAAPKPAAGAANRFDSLLSQIESEQQRIQSEKAAVKQNRRDRKQAAGSRRARQHDREFEPDVPELTQVAASGEDRYAHMAVQAEKLQRDKVLAEARAAVAAASGEGEGRRRKRKEKREAEARERAEMEAIEKGLDPSLVLDDSVVEIPQGATVQKFAELLDVAPNDIVKRLFMLGQALTLTQSMSDDLIELIADDMNRKVRVVSPEEEFAVVYNDRDEDLKPRPPVVTVMGHVDHGKTSLLDAIRHTGVAEREAGGITQAIGASVVNLNGRQVTFIDTPGHEAFTAMRARGAKVTDVVVLVVAADDGVMPQTIEAINHAKAAGVPIVVAVNKIDKPGATPDRVRQELTEYEIIPEEWGGQNMFVDVSAKQRLHIDDLLEAILLQADVLELKANPDALASGYVIEANLDKGRGPVATVLVERGTLRPGDTVVAGTSYGRVRALVGTRGQQVEEAKPSDPVEILGLGSVAAAGDEFRVFEDERDARKLAEERALRARLKAQESRHMSLDELFSHIEEGKTTELNLVVKADVMGSIEALRDAFGKMDQSEVKINIIHAAVGGITETDITLAAASDAIIIGFNVRPTGKSRTLAEKEKVDIRLYRVIYQAIEDINAARVGLLSPDIVEKDTGIVEVRETFKVPKAGTVAGGYVVEGEISRDDKVRIVRDGTVVFEGAIASLRRFKDDVKTVRSGYECGIQIEGYQDIKVGDTIEGYQVVEVERTE, translated from the coding sequence ATGGCCAGCATGCGAGTACATGAATTGGCAAAAGAGCTGAACATGTCAAGCAAAGAATTGCTTGAGCGTTTGGCAGAGATGAAGATCCCCGCGAAGAGCCATGCAAGCGTTCTCAATGATGCCTATGTGCAGAAGATACGCAAGAACCTTGCGCCTGAAGAAAAGGCACAGGCTGGCATTATCGATCAGAAGGAAGCTGAAGAGCTTGCGCGCGAGAAGGCAGATCAGGCCGCCAAAAAGGCTGAAGAAGAAGCCGCCAGACGTGCTGCTGTTGAAAAGGAGCGCGCGCTGCGCGAAGCGGAACGTGCTCGTCGTCAGCAAGAGCAGCAGGCAGCGGGAGCCTCTGGTGCGTTTGCGGGTTCTACCACCGCTGCTGATGAGCCTTCAGCTGATCATACTACGCCGAGGTCAGCGCCGTCTCCTTATGCTGATCTCGCCGATCAGATCGCACTTGAAAAAGAACGCGTTGCGCGTGAAAAGGCCGAAGCTGAAGCAAAAGCTCGTCGAGCCGCAATTGAACGCGATGTTGAAAAGAAACGTGCGGTTGAAGCGCGCCTGCGGGGAAATCAACGTCCGCGCCAGGCAGCATCTTCGGTATCAGTGTCTGCACCAAGCTCGCGCGAAACGGCAGCACCGAAACCTGCAGCTGGTGCGGCTAATCGGTTCGATTCATTGTTGTCTCAAATCGAAAGCGAACAGCAGCGTATTCAGAGTGAAAAAGCAGCGGTGAAACAGAATCGTCGCGATCGCAAACAGGCAGCGGGCAGTCGTCGTGCCCGCCAGCATGACCGTGAATTCGAACCAGACGTACCCGAGCTCACACAGGTTGCTGCATCGGGTGAAGATCGCTATGCCCACATGGCTGTTCAGGCTGAAAAACTTCAGCGTGACAAGGTACTTGCCGAAGCGCGTGCGGCCGTTGCAGCGGCAAGTGGCGAAGGTGAAGGACGCCGCCGCAAGCGCAAGGAAAAGCGCGAAGCGGAAGCGCGCGAGCGCGCCGAAATGGAAGCAATCGAAAAGGGTCTCGACCCAAGCTTGGTGCTCGATGATTCTGTGGTTGAAATTCCTCAGGGTGCAACCGTTCAGAAGTTTGCTGAATTACTCGACGTTGCGCCAAATGACATCGTAAAACGCCTGTTCATGCTGGGTCAGGCGCTCACGTTAACGCAGAGTATGAGCGATGACCTTATTGAACTGATTGCTGATGATATGAACCGCAAGGTGCGGGTGGTATCGCCCGAAGAAGAGTTTGCGGTTGTGTATAACGATCGAGACGAAGATCTCAAGCCCCGTCCGCCTGTTGTAACGGTTATGGGTCATGTTGACCACGGCAAAACGAGCTTGCTCGATGCTATTCGCCATACGGGTGTTGCTGAACGCGAAGCGGGCGGCATCACTCAGGCGATTGGTGCGTCGGTCGTCAACCTCAATGGTCGTCAGGTTACGTTTATTGACACGCCTGGTCACGAGGCATTTACTGCCATGCGTGCACGCGGTGCTAAGGTAACTGATGTGGTTGTTTTGGTGGTTGCTGCCGACGATGGTGTTATGCCGCAGACCATAGAGGCTATCAACCATGCAAAGGCCGCCGGCGTTCCTATTGTTGTGGCGGTTAATAAGATTGATAAACCCGGTGCAACGCCTGATCGCGTCCGGCAAGAGCTCACCGAATATGAGATCATTCCCGAAGAGTGGGGTGGCCAAAACATGTTCGTTGATGTGTCGGCTAAACAGCGCTTGCATATTGACGACTTGCTTGAGGCTATTCTCTTGCAAGCCGACGTGCTTGAACTAAAAGCAAATCCTGATGCTTTGGCATCCGGTTATGTTATTGAAGCCAATCTTGATAAAGGTCGCGGTCCGGTGGCAACCGTGCTTGTTGAGCGCGGCACTTTGCGTCCGGGCGATACTGTAGTTGCTGGTACCAGCTACGGTCGCGTGCGCGCTTTGGTTGGTACGCGTGGCCAGCAGGTAGAAGAAGCGAAGCCTTCTGATCCGGTTGAGATACTGGGCTTGGGTAGCGTTGCAGCTGCGGGCGACGAATTCCGTGTATTCGAAGACGAACGCGACGCCCGTAAGCTGGCGGAAGAGCGTGCCTTACGCGCTCGTCTTAAAGCGCAAGAGTCACGTCATATGAGTCTTGATGAACTCTTTAGTCATATCGAAGAAGGTAAGACAACTGAGTTGAACCTTGTGGTGAAGGCTGACGTGATGGGTTCAATCGAAGCTCTGCGTGATGCCTTTGGCAAGATGGACCAGTCCGAGGTAAAGATTAATATTATTCATGCTGCGGTTGGTGGCATTACGGAAACCGATATTACTCTTGCGGCGGCAAGCGATGCCATCATTATCGGCTTTAACGTACGCCCAACGGGCAAAAGTCGTACGCTCGCTGAAAAAGAAAAGGTGGATATTCGTCTATATCGGGTTATCTACCAAGCAATCGAAGATATTAACGCTGCACGTGTGGGTCTTCTGTCTCCCGATATTGTTGAGAAAGACACGGGTATCGTTGAGGTGCGCGAAACATTTAAGGTTCCTAAGGCTGGAACGGTTGCCGGTGGATACGTTGTCGAAGGCGAAATCAGTCGCGACGACAAGGTGCGTATCGTGCGTGATGGTACCGTGGTATTCGAAGGTGCTATTGCGAGCTTGCGTCGCTTCAAAGACGATGTTAAGACCGTTCGTTCAGGCTATGAGTGCGGTATCCAGATCGAGGGATACCAGGATATCAAGGTGGGCGACACCATTGAAGGCTATCAGGTGGTTGAAGTAGAGCGCACCGAGTAG
- the rnpM gene encoding RNase P modulator RnpM → MMNAAATTRRSHEPPLRTRRCMTCSSKREKADLFRVVRHADGTVAFDPTGRAPGRGAYVCSPACLEEACRKGLMGRALKTRVDNRAAQQIVADMLREHERRAGID, encoded by the coding sequence ATGATGAACGCTGCTGCGACAACAAGACGCTCTCATGAGCCTCCGTTGCGTACGCGTCGTTGTATGACGTGCTCGTCAAAGCGTGAGAAAGCCGACTTGTTTCGAGTTGTGCGCCATGCTGATGGCACGGTAGCGTTCGATCCAACGGGACGTGCACCGGGTCGTGGTGCCTATGTGTGCAGTCCGGCTTGTCTTGAAGAGGCTTGTCGCAAGGGCCTTATGGGGCGAGCTTTGAAGACGCGGGTTGATAACCGCGCAGCGCAACAGATCGTCGCTGACATGCTCAGAGAGCACGAGCGGCGTGCAGGAATAGACTAG
- the nusA gene encoding transcription termination factor NusA: MATSELIEALHALAHERKIDEFYLIERLEASLAKSYQNILDLEWDARVTIDRNTGKIYVYELVPQGEPDPETGEYTDFEERDVTPDDVSRIAAQNAKGVINAIVREAGRQSIYEEFSQRVGDLVTGTVLQGTPDFTIIKIRDGVEAELPHYDQKRFPDERNERPANERYRHNQRLKTLIIEVRNPNSEESRQRGEQARPSIVVSRTHPDLIRRLFEIEVPEIYDGVVEIKSIAREPGARSKVAVVSHENHLDPVGACVGPKGSRVRMVVEELRNERVDVIQWSDDAATYVRNALSPARVSHVDIDEETHYATVIVPDDQLSLAIGKEGQNARLAARLTGWHIDIKSSSFAGEPVVSENILIDEEPDDAVSGQCEFIDEEGVRCRNHARPNSRFCGIHSQAEK; this comes from the coding sequence ATGGCGACTTCTGAGCTTATCGAGGCATTACATGCTTTAGCGCATGAACGCAAGATTGATGAATTTTATCTGATCGAGCGTTTAGAGGCTTCGCTGGCAAAGAGCTATCAGAACATTCTCGATCTCGAATGGGATGCTCGTGTCACAATCGATCGCAACACGGGCAAAATTTACGTTTATGAATTGGTGCCGCAGGGCGAACCCGATCCTGAAACAGGTGAATATACCGATTTCGAAGAACGCGATGTGACACCTGATGATGTTAGCCGTATTGCGGCGCAGAATGCAAAAGGTGTTATCAACGCCATTGTGCGTGAAGCGGGTCGTCAGTCTATTTACGAAGAGTTTAGCCAGCGGGTGGGCGACTTAGTCACCGGTACCGTCCTGCAGGGCACTCCTGATTTCACCATTATCAAGATTCGTGACGGCGTTGAAGCGGAACTACCTCATTACGATCAGAAGCGTTTTCCTGACGAACGTAACGAACGTCCGGCTAACGAGCGCTATCGTCATAATCAGCGTTTAAAAACCCTTATTATCGAGGTACGAAACCCCAATTCGGAAGAATCACGGCAGCGTGGCGAACAGGCACGTCCGTCTATCGTGGTATCGCGTACCCATCCCGACTTAATCCGCCGTCTTTTTGAGATTGAAGTTCCAGAAATCTATGACGGTGTGGTTGAAATTAAATCAATCGCGCGCGAACCAGGTGCACGCAGCAAGGTGGCAGTGGTTAGCCACGAAAATCATCTTGATCCTGTTGGTGCCTGTGTTGGCCCTAAAGGTTCTCGTGTGCGTATGGTCGTTGAAGAATTACGCAACGAACGAGTTGATGTCATCCAGTGGAGTGATGATGCGGCAACGTATGTGCGCAACGCTCTTTCGCCTGCTCGTGTTTCTCACGTTGATATCGATGAAGAAACGCATTACGCAACCGTTATCGTTCCGGATGATCAGCTTTCTTTAGCGATCGGCAAAGAAGGTCAGAATGCTCGATTAGCTGCTCGCCTTACCGGTTGGCATATCGACATTAAATCATCGTCATTTGCTGGCGAGCCGGTTGTTTCTGAAAACATTCTGATCGACGAAGAACCCGATGACGCTGTTTCCGGACAATGTGAGTTTATCGATGAAGAGGGCGTGCGCTGTCGTAACCACGCGCGTCCAAACAGCCGCTTCTGCGGCATTCATTCTCAGGCAGAGAAGTAA